A genomic region of Cannabis sativa cultivar Pink pepper isolate KNU-18-1 chromosome 1, ASM2916894v1, whole genome shotgun sequence contains the following coding sequences:
- the LOC133033457 gene encoding uncharacterized protein LOC133033457, whose protein sequence is MRFFMKSIIPHGGFRKYYSHRKKKHLEVYHTCLEGLVHIRARLAVAAYPGKQVNARIIGVAVDYDSRKSRFFSDVVQFQHGAGNIPMVLEVGICGMELGHVRDIRLTYSRLKNGGTTVKYEKEATMRYFLGNHYEKIQRIQRRRKIRYVKYYVKVISLR, encoded by the exons ATGAGATTTTTCATGAAGAGCATAATTCCCCATGGGGGTTTTCGCAAATACTATTCTCATCGGAAGAA GAAGCATCTTGAGGTGTATCATACTTGTTTGGAAGGTTTAGTGCATATTCGAGCTCGCTTAGCTGTAGCTGCCTATCCTGGCAAACAG GTGAATGCACGCATTATTGGTGTAGCGGTGGATTATGATTCTCGAAAATCAAGATTTTTCAGCGATGTGGTTCAATTTCAGCATGGTGCGGGAAACATTCCCATGGTCTTAGAAGTGGGGATATGTG GTATGGAGCTTGGCCATGTAAGAGACATCAGGCTCACATATTCTAGACTGAAGAATGGTGGTACTACTGTCAAGTATGAAAAAGAAGCTACCAT GAGATATTTTCTTGGAAATCATTACGAAAAAATTCAAAGAATTCAACGCAGACGCAAAATTCGATATGTGAAGTACTACGTTAAGGTGATTAGTTTGCGGTGA